One Novosphingobium sp. G106 DNA segment encodes these proteins:
- a CDS encoding type II toxin-antitoxin system HipA family toxin yields the protein MALHLVGETLDRHRAHALARTGKLLSLHRGVYVDADDDIDKVVVDHAVRIAAFLYPQAYLSGASASRLAATEDGQLFLSGRRNNRTRIRGLEIIQNQAPAQPSTIPVIVGDDMGELHLTASSLRQRFLEAFRQRSQHANAIDPAMRRQMADRLIEEFGHADAAADQLWALGRVNQWIRETEAAEHYLRTDARQAAPINKAGFELVVAWHGDVVGHLTHDGAEWRWIAADGPNPPLVRENRPGSLPAFIESLLPEGWLAQVLDQRDERETLRTGSRYMSNIAIVADLDQLAELPADVIEGRLAQFDDAGLFTGRYLGPAKQALEDSFQEKLARLFADRHTPRLSGIQIKAPMSLRVDGHLIPAVEAPFTHILKPAGTGGYEQLPIVEWICLGLARAAGFELPEVALIDMPDGMAPALLVERFDIRRSGNDTRRLALEDFCSVLDLPPARKYDGTVERMARGLRSLSTDPAADLEILFQRALFAWLIADGDMHLKNLALLKVAEAGADRFRDVRFSPVYDAVTTHVFPGLESDRMAFKLNGKDNRLTPDDFHALARTIELPQARASELMASCARRVADAAPALALPAPFANRGDRTLDRIRQIVQERAQPFV from the coding sequence ATGGCGCTCCATTTGGTGGGGGAAACCCTCGACAGGCATCGCGCCCACGCGTTGGCGCGCACTGGCAAACTCCTAAGCTTGCACCGCGGCGTCTATGTGGACGCGGATGACGATATCGACAAGGTCGTCGTCGATCACGCGGTCCGCATAGCGGCTTTCCTCTATCCGCAAGCCTACCTTTCCGGTGCAAGCGCTAGCCGGCTGGCTGCTACGGAGGATGGCCAGCTGTTCCTCTCGGGCCGGCGCAACAACCGCACGCGCATCCGCGGGCTGGAGATCATTCAGAACCAGGCGCCCGCGCAGCCATCCACGATCCCCGTCATCGTAGGCGATGACATGGGCGAACTCCATCTTACCGCCTCTTCACTTCGTCAGCGCTTTCTTGAAGCTTTTCGCCAACGCAGCCAGCATGCCAACGCGATTGACCCCGCAATGCGCCGGCAGATGGCAGATCGACTGATCGAGGAATTCGGCCATGCCGATGCCGCTGCCGACCAGCTGTGGGCGCTTGGCCGGGTTAACCAGTGGATCCGGGAAACGGAAGCTGCCGAACACTACCTCAGGACCGACGCTCGCCAGGCGGCGCCCATAAACAAGGCCGGCTTCGAACTCGTAGTCGCCTGGCATGGAGACGTGGTGGGGCACCTCACGCACGACGGCGCAGAGTGGAGGTGGATTGCAGCGGACGGTCCGAACCCGCCGTTGGTCAGGGAAAATCGTCCGGGGAGCCTACCCGCTTTTATCGAATCCCTATTGCCAGAAGGTTGGCTCGCTCAGGTCCTTGACCAGCGCGACGAGCGAGAGACCCTGCGAACGGGAAGCAGGTACATGTCGAACATCGCCATCGTCGCCGACCTTGATCAGTTGGCGGAGCTTCCTGCCGACGTCATCGAGGGACGTCTCGCGCAGTTCGATGACGCTGGCCTCTTCACCGGCCGATATCTTGGCCCTGCCAAGCAAGCGCTCGAAGATTCGTTCCAGGAAAAACTGGCCCGCCTCTTCGCCGACCGGCATACTCCGCGACTGTCAGGCATCCAGATCAAGGCTCCCATGTCTCTGCGTGTGGACGGTCATCTGATCCCGGCGGTGGAAGCGCCCTTCACGCACATCCTCAAGCCTGCGGGTACAGGGGGATACGAGCAGCTGCCCATTGTCGAATGGATATGTCTCGGCCTTGCGCGCGCAGCGGGCTTCGAACTTCCGGAAGTGGCCTTGATAGATATGCCAGACGGCATGGCGCCTGCGCTGCTCGTCGAGCGCTTCGACATACGCCGATCCGGCAACGATACGCGGCGCCTGGCTCTGGAGGACTTCTGTTCGGTGCTCGACCTTCCTCCAGCCCGAAAATACGATGGCACGGTCGAGCGAATGGCACGGGGACTTCGAAGCCTGTCCACTGACCCCGCAGCCGATCTCGAGATTCTATTTCAGCGTGCACTATTCGCCTGGCTCATCGCGGACGGCGACATGCATCTTAAGAATCTCGCGCTTCTCAAGGTCGCCGAGGCTGGCGCCGACCGGTTTAGGGATGTCCGCTTTTCCCCCGTTTACGATGCCGTCACCACGCACGTCTTCCCAGGGCTCGAGAGCGATCGAATGGCTTTCAAACTCAACGGCAAAGACAATCGTCTGACCCCTGACGACTTCCATGCGTTGGCTCGGACAATTGAACTGCCGCAGGCACGCGCAAGTGAGCTGATGGCATCTTGCGCGCGCCGAGTGGCCGATGCAGCGCCGGCCCTCGCACTGCCCGCGCCCTTCGCAAATCGAGGCGATCGCACGCTCGACCGCATTCGTCAGATCGTCCAGGAACGCGCTCAACCATTCGTGTGA
- a CDS encoding glycosyl hydrolase — protein sequence MGNRGSLLGIALAAATAMSIWPALAETPPAAPVAAQEPQTSLEQQFRDPPDSARPRVWWHWMNGNITKDGIAKDLAWMRRVGIGGLQNFDADLMTPQIVTDRLVYMHPDWKDAFRFAASEADRLGLELAIASSPGWSETGGPWVKPQDALKKLVWSETELAGGKRFTGKLAPPPVVTGPFQSLGINDIMAGPPSKDAKPPPTYYGDVAIIAYPLADDVASPSPKVETLDGPVTDPAALFDGDLDSGIKVNRGTVNRPGVVTISYAAPQTIRSATLFLPDPLAALIGSTVVPRLEASDDGAAWRTVKEIQSGSVPVTVSFAPVTARHFRIVLAPGAPLDILRADSAPGVAMPDYKTMLASMASEGPTTVNQFTLSPDVKVDRFQAKAGFSIERDYYALSAGLPDEPGVPASRVIDLTSRLKPDGTLDWIPPKGQWRVLRLGYSLLGTTNHPAPPEATGLEVDKFDGAAVRRYLEHYIGMYKDAAGPGMVGDKGVRAILTDSIEVGAANWTPQMVAQFKRLRGYDPTPWLPALTGTVIGSRAESDKFLYDYRRTLADLMASEHYGTVAKVAHENGLKVYGEALEDHRPSLGDDMAMRRHADVPMAAMWTHSREQGPKLTYLADIKGAASVAHIYGQNLVAAESMTASMNPWNYAPRDLKRVIDLEFVTGVNLPVVHTSVHQPVDDKIPGLSLYVVGQYFNRHETWAEMAKPWVDYMARNSLMLQQGRNVADVGYFYGEEPPLTGLYGDKAVADAPTRYAYDFVNADALAGALTNDGAELAAPGGARYRVLYLGGSSRKMTLGTLRKLAALVEGGATVVGMKPEGDPGRDGAASEYAALTARLWGGGAETTVGKGRVIASADIEAALTRIGVAPDFRFTGGQGGADIPFVHRMLADGDSYFLVNRKDRAETIEAHFRVTGKAPELWHADTGTSEKVSYRIAGGETVVPLTLAADESVHVVFRQPSQHDALAIKKLVPAPLAELGGAWMVSFQKDRGAPASASLPALAPLDESTDQGIRYFSGIATYAKDFSAPRGWKPGQPLWIDLGDVRELAEVTVNGKSIGTAWHAPFRLDIGGAVRSGRNRLEVRVANLWVNRLIGDARPGASKITWTATPSYKPDAPLRPSGLIGPVLLLGQRGP from the coding sequence ATGGGCAACCGCGGATCGCTGCTTGGCATCGCGCTCGCCGCGGCCACTGCCATGTCTATCTGGCCTGCGCTTGCCGAAACTCCCCCCGCGGCGCCCGTCGCCGCTCAGGAGCCTCAGACCTCGCTCGAGCAGCAGTTTCGCGACCCGCCGGATTCCGCCCGTCCGCGCGTCTGGTGGCACTGGATGAATGGGAACATCACCAAGGACGGGATCGCGAAAGACCTTGCCTGGATGAGGCGCGTCGGCATTGGCGGTCTGCAGAACTTCGACGCCGACTTGATGACGCCGCAGATCGTCACAGACCGGCTGGTCTACATGCACCCCGACTGGAAGGACGCGTTCCGCTTCGCCGCGAGCGAGGCTGACCGGCTGGGCCTCGAGCTAGCGATCGCCTCGTCGCCAGGCTGGTCCGAGACCGGCGGACCCTGGGTCAAACCCCAGGACGCGCTCAAGAAGCTCGTGTGGAGCGAGACCGAACTCGCTGGCGGCAAGCGCTTCACCGGCAAACTTGCGCCGCCGCCTGTGGTGACGGGACCATTTCAATCGCTCGGGATCAACGACATCATGGCCGGCCCGCCGAGCAAGGATGCCAAGCCGCCGCCGACCTATTATGGCGATGTCGCAATCATCGCATATCCGCTCGCCGATGATGTCGCGTCGCCATCGCCAAAGGTGGAAACGCTTGACGGTCCGGTGACCGATCCCGCCGCACTCTTCGACGGTGATCTCGACAGCGGCATCAAGGTCAATCGCGGCACAGTAAACAGGCCCGGTGTAGTGACGATCAGTTATGCCGCGCCGCAGACGATCAGATCGGCCACGTTGTTTCTGCCTGATCCGCTGGCGGCACTGATTGGATCGACCGTCGTGCCTCGGCTCGAGGCGAGCGATGACGGCGCCGCTTGGCGCACCGTCAAAGAGATCCAGTCGGGCTCGGTCCCTGTTACGGTCAGCTTTGCTCCCGTCACTGCGCGGCACTTTCGGATCGTTCTTGCGCCGGGTGCACCTTTGGACATCTTGCGCGCCGATTCCGCGCCGGGCGTCGCCATGCCCGATTATAAAACTATGCTGGCCAGCATGGCCAGCGAAGGGCCGACCACGGTCAACCAGTTCACCCTGTCACCGGACGTCAAGGTCGATCGCTTCCAGGCGAAAGCCGGCTTCTCTATCGAGCGCGACTATTATGCGCTGAGCGCGGGCTTGCCCGACGAGCCCGGCGTGCCGGCCTCGCGGGTCATCGACCTGACCTCGCGGCTCAAGCCCGACGGCACGCTCGACTGGATCCCGCCGAAAGGCCAGTGGCGCGTGCTGCGCCTCGGCTATTCGCTGCTGGGCACGACCAACCACCCTGCGCCGCCCGAGGCGACGGGGCTCGAGGTCGACAAGTTCGACGGAGCCGCGGTACGCCGCTACCTCGAGCACTATATCGGCATGTACAAGGACGCCGCCGGACCGGGAATGGTCGGCGACAAGGGCGTCCGCGCGATCCTGACCGACAGCATCGAGGTGGGCGCCGCGAACTGGACGCCGCAGATGGTCGCGCAGTTCAAGCGGCTGCGCGGCTATGACCCGACGCCGTGGCTGCCGGCACTGACCGGCACGGTGATTGGCTCGCGCGCCGAGAGCGACAAGTTCCTCTACGACTACCGCCGCACGCTGGCCGACCTGATGGCCAGCGAGCATTACGGCACCGTCGCCAAGGTCGCGCATGAGAACGGTCTGAAGGTCTACGGCGAGGCGCTCGAGGACCACCGCCCGTCGCTCGGCGACGACATGGCGATGCGCCGCCATGCCGACGTGCCGATGGCGGCGATGTGGACCCATTCGCGCGAGCAGGGGCCGAAGCTCACCTATCTGGCGGACATCAAGGGCGCCGCGTCGGTCGCGCATATCTATGGCCAGAACCTCGTCGCGGCCGAATCGATGACCGCGTCGATGAACCCATGGAACTATGCGCCGCGCGACCTCAAGCGGGTCATCGACCTGGAGTTCGTGACCGGGGTGAACCTTCCGGTGGTTCACACTTCGGTGCACCAGCCGGTCGACGACAAGATTCCCGGCCTATCTCTGTATGTCGTCGGCCAGTACTTCAACCGCCACGAGACCTGGGCCGAGATGGCGAAGCCCTGGGTGGACTACATGGCGCGCAATTCGCTGATGTTGCAGCAGGGGCGTAACGTCGCCGACGTCGGCTATTTCTACGGCGAGGAACCGCCGCTCACCGGCCTATATGGTGACAAGGCGGTGGCCGATGCGCCGACGCGCTACGCCTATGACTTCGTCAATGCCGATGCCCTGGCCGGTGCGCTGACCAACGATGGCGCCGAGCTCGCGGCGCCCGGCGGCGCGCGTTATCGCGTGCTGTACCTGGGCGGATCGTCACGGAAGATGACGCTGGGCACCCTGCGCAAGCTGGCCGCGCTGGTCGAAGGCGGGGCGACCGTCGTCGGCATGAAGCCCGAAGGCGATCCGGGCCGCGACGGTGCCGCATCCGAATACGCCGCGCTTACCGCCAGGCTCTGGGGCGGGGGCGCGGAGACCACGGTGGGCAAGGGCCGCGTCATCGCCTCCGCCGACATCGAAGCGGCCCTTACCCGCATTGGCGTCGCGCCCGATTTCCGCTTCACCGGCGGGCAGGGCGGGGCGGACATTCCCTTCGTCCACCGCATGCTCGCGGATGGAGACAGCTACTTCCTGGTCAACCGCAAGGACCGTGCCGAGACGATCGAGGCGCATTTCCGCGTGACTGGCAAGGCGCCCGAACTGTGGCACGCCGACACCGGAACATCCGAAAAGGTCAGCTACCGGATCGCCGGCGGCGAGACCGTGGTACCGCTGACGCTGGCGGCCGACGAGTCGGTCCATGTCGTGTTCCGCCAGCCCTCCCAGCACGATGCGCTGGCGATCAAGAAGCTGGTTCCCGCGCCGCTCGCCGAGCTGGGCGGGGCCTGGATGGTCAGCTTCCAGAAGGATCGCGGCGCGCCGGCGTCGGCGAGCCTGCCCGCGCTCGCGCCGCTCGACGAAAGCACCGATCAGGGGATCAGGTATTTCTCCGGCATCGCCACTTACGCCAAGGACTTCTCCGCCCCGCGCGGCTGGAAGCCCGGCCAACCGCTGTGGATCGACCTCGGCGACGTGCGCGAGTTGGCCGAGGTGACGGTCAACGGCAAGAGCATCGGCACCGCCTGGCACGCGCCGTTCCGGCTCGACATCGGCGGCGCGGTGCGCAGCGGACGCAACCGGCTGGAGGTTCGGGTCGCGAACCTGTGGGTCAACCGCCTGATCGGCGACGCCCGGCCCGGCGCGAGCAAGATCACATGGACCGCGACGCCGAGTTACAAGCCCGATGCGCCGCTGCGGCCTTCGGGCTTGATTGGGCCGGTACTGCTACTGGGGCAGCGAGGCCCATAG
- a CDS encoding ThuA domain-containing protein, whose protein sequence is MKRFVIAFAALTASHLASTAASAAAPVTDCPLRDAPFSIDSPLLDILLSPAAKAVMEKTAPGHLDKIPAQFAGTTPPTFAAILSGREASMFTGIKPEALPAIDAALRALPVTAADKVARCARYDNDRPAFNLPAGKSHLLLFEKINGFKDEPSVNAAHAAFVAMAARKGWAVEVTDKAGAFNPATLRQFDAVIWNNISGDVLTLSQRRAFQGWLEQGGAFLGVHGTNGDPVAFWPWFTDTLIGARFLMHPMAPQFQDARVVVDDPSHPIAKGLPREWVMNDEWYSFKSNPRAAGARVIATLDEGTYNPAGMMKMNLRMGDHPIAWTKCIGKGRMFYSAIGHRPETYSEPHYVAMLEAAADWAAVSGKGDCPARK, encoded by the coding sequence ATGAAACGCTTCGTAATCGCTTTTGCAGCGCTAACCGCTTCTCATCTGGCGAGCACTGCCGCATCCGCCGCCGCGCCCGTTACCGATTGCCCACTGCGCGACGCGCCGTTCTCTATCGACTCTCCGCTGCTCGACATCCTGCTGAGCCCCGCGGCCAAGGCGGTGATGGAGAAGACGGCTCCTGGTCACCTCGACAAGATTCCCGCGCAATTCGCAGGCACGACTCCTCCGACCTTCGCCGCCATCCTAAGCGGACGGGAGGCCAGCATGTTCACCGGGATCAAGCCTGAAGCACTGCCTGCGATCGATGCCGCGCTGCGAGCACTGCCGGTGACGGCTGCCGACAAGGTGGCCCGCTGCGCTCGCTACGACAACGATCGTCCCGCCTTCAACCTGCCCGCCGGCAAGTCGCACCTGCTGCTGTTCGAGAAGATCAACGGCTTCAAGGATGAGCCCTCGGTCAATGCCGCTCACGCGGCTTTCGTCGCCATGGCCGCACGCAAGGGCTGGGCGGTCGAAGTGACAGACAAGGCCGGCGCGTTTAATCCCGCGACGCTGCGCCAATTCGACGCGGTGATCTGGAACAACATCAGCGGTGACGTCCTGACTCTGTCGCAACGCCGTGCGTTCCAGGGCTGGCTTGAGCAGGGCGGCGCGTTTCTGGGCGTCCACGGCACCAACGGCGATCCGGTCGCATTCTGGCCCTGGTTCACAGATACATTGATCGGCGCCCGCTTCCTCATGCATCCGATGGCGCCGCAGTTCCAGGACGCGCGTGTCGTGGTCGATGATCCGAGCCATCCGATCGCGAAGGGGCTCCCGCGCGAATGGGTGATGAACGACGAATGGTACTCGTTCAAGAGCAACCCCCGCGCTGCTGGCGCCAGGGTGATCGCGACGCTCGACGAGGGCACCTACAATCCCGCAGGCATGATGAAGATGAATCTGCGCATGGGCGACCATCCGATCGCCTGGACCAAATGCATCGGCAAGGGACGCATGTTCTATTCGGCGATCGGCCATCGGCCGGAGACCTATTCGGAACCCCACTACGTCGCGATGCTCGAAGCTGCGGCCGACTGGGCGGCGGTGTCGGGCAAGGGCGATTGTCCGGCGCGCAAATGA
- a CDS encoding helix-turn-helix transcriptional regulator, which produces MVYTIPADVLKHVREASGLSQTALAKAMGTVASVLSKLEKADEADAEMADRYLSAIGSELAHDVRDYYARSWLQQEPPTFLHPDKDALWTIDQALRDLQEFEVDNDDPILRSPIGLLRAKLRMAEAYLRRRDHVVAWVGDIGVGKTTALTHAVGLLVGDGRSGRRPAFPVGSGRTTVCETAIRVAPTFGIMVDTIEDEEVLRLTRDLVSSLAPGAAGVGVPAEVSRVLRTMSAMRTTETVVDDETVSNDPIAELLASGIGIDEVTDRVVSKMDLPARKERQILLPEGSEDGLLWLSRLVSAINGGLDPRFSVPARITVLMPSRHLSADGQVLQVVDTKGVESVTQRPDLADLAEDPRTLMVLCTKFADAPNATVQRLLQESVEAGYDVATNMRQCILVLPRGDEALEMSGFETPPSSRQQGYAVRRKEVDQALVSANLPKTPIYFFDARNDDPDKIWKTLRGQISAMRGHYVERANTAAAGVQNLRENIQDVRAAEARRDVGTQLGRILDMVASLPIGIRPAHQNLIDQMAVGHHSSIAASIARKGDWNQFQFDHILGQGVRIDANLRTAPMALRIAHKLDELQDQYQDLPTIVQTLQAIRERMDEHRQQFLATARAIGSDAFGLLLSGESESWAKSNGRYGLGAGYKHDVAAIWREWFEISPAAHSTAQAVHQRLQDAWTYSVIDPLRQSLQVDDGES; this is translated from the coding sequence ATGGTCTACACCATACCAGCAGACGTGCTCAAGCACGTGCGCGAAGCGAGTGGGCTTAGCCAGACCGCGCTTGCCAAGGCGATGGGAACCGTTGCGAGTGTCCTATCCAAGCTGGAGAAGGCCGACGAAGCCGATGCCGAAATGGCAGATCGCTATCTGAGCGCAATCGGATCCGAGCTCGCCCACGATGTACGAGACTATTACGCCCGTTCCTGGCTCCAACAGGAACCCCCGACATTTCTCCATCCCGACAAGGATGCCCTTTGGACGATCGATCAGGCTCTTCGGGACCTCCAAGAGTTCGAGGTAGATAACGACGACCCGATCCTGCGTAGTCCGATTGGCTTGCTCCGAGCGAAGCTGCGCATGGCGGAGGCCTATCTGCGTCGACGCGACCATGTTGTGGCGTGGGTCGGCGATATTGGTGTTGGGAAGACGACTGCCCTCACTCATGCTGTGGGATTGCTCGTAGGCGATGGTAGAAGCGGCCGCCGGCCGGCCTTTCCCGTGGGATCGGGACGAACTACAGTGTGCGAGACCGCGATCCGGGTTGCCCCCACATTCGGCATTATGGTCGACACCATCGAAGACGAGGAAGTGCTGCGACTGACGCGCGACCTTGTCTCCAGCCTTGCTCCGGGGGCCGCGGGCGTGGGCGTGCCTGCGGAAGTGAGCCGCGTCCTGCGGACGATGTCGGCGATGCGCACCACAGAAACAGTCGTCGACGACGAGACCGTCTCCAATGACCCGATCGCAGAATTACTCGCCTCAGGAATTGGCATCGACGAAGTTACGGACCGGGTGGTCTCGAAAATGGACCTTCCCGCTCGCAAGGAACGCCAGATCCTGCTTCCGGAAGGCAGCGAAGATGGCCTATTGTGGTTGTCCCGGCTCGTATCCGCCATCAACGGCGGCCTCGACCCGCGTTTCAGCGTACCCGCCCGCATTACCGTTCTCATGCCATCGCGCCATCTAAGCGCGGATGGACAGGTGCTCCAGGTCGTCGACACCAAAGGGGTCGAAAGCGTGACGCAACGCCCCGACCTTGCAGATCTGGCCGAAGACCCTCGCACCTTGATGGTGCTGTGTACCAAATTCGCCGACGCGCCGAATGCCACCGTACAACGCCTCTTGCAGGAGTCCGTGGAGGCCGGATACGACGTTGCCACGAATATGCGGCAATGCATCCTCGTTCTTCCACGTGGCGACGAGGCGCTGGAAATGTCGGGCTTCGAGACGCCGCCTTCCTCGCGCCAGCAAGGCTACGCCGTGCGCCGGAAGGAGGTCGATCAAGCACTCGTCAGCGCGAACCTTCCCAAGACTCCCATCTACTTCTTCGATGCTCGCAATGACGATCCGGACAAGATCTGGAAGACTTTGCGCGGTCAAATCAGCGCGATGCGAGGCCACTACGTTGAGCGCGCAAACACGGCAGCTGCCGGCGTCCAAAATCTACGCGAGAACATTCAGGACGTTCGAGCCGCCGAAGCGCGCCGGGATGTCGGAACACAGCTCGGCCGCATCCTGGACATGGTGGCCTCACTTCCGATCGGCATCCGCCCTGCCCATCAGAACTTGATCGATCAAATGGCTGTCGGGCATCACAGCTCGATCGCCGCCTCAATCGCCCGAAAAGGCGACTGGAATCAGTTCCAGTTCGATCACATCCTGGGGCAAGGCGTTCGCATAGACGCCAATCTGCGAACCGCGCCGATGGCGCTGCGCATTGCGCACAAGCTCGACGAATTGCAGGATCAATACCAGGACCTCCCGACGATCGTGCAGACCCTGCAGGCAATCAGGGAGCGTATGGACGAGCATCGGCAGCAGTTTCTCGCCACCGCGCGCGCTATCGGAAGCGATGCTTTTGGGCTGTTGCTCTCTGGCGAGAGCGAGAGCTGGGCGAAAAGCAATGGGCGTTACGGACTTGGCGCCGGCTACAAGCACGACGTTGCGGCGATCTGGCGTGAGTGGTTTGAAATCAGCCCTGCCGCTCACAGCACCGCTCAAGCAGTGCATCAGCGGCTCCAAGATGCCTGGACTTATTCCGTAATCGACCCTTTGCGACAGTCTCTGCAGGTCGATGATGGAGAGAGCTAG
- a CDS encoding TetR/AcrR family transcriptional regulator, translated as MASNPGMAAVAVTPLQVPGRRGRPTAPHVAAIEDEILDAAHALFLEFGYAAVSMEGISERAGISKGALYARYAGKEALFRAVIRKRSDIWSAEAGTQDHLMPRELGLRLIHHARMLVRMFARTKYCQTSQLIQTTAISFPDIAIYWQQNGARKYIDYLAADMASVEGPNRGDCPDWQFLAWLLLDGLSGWYGLEALLGAVSDERMDCFAGQLIETILAAIAAHENPL; from the coding sequence GTGGCCAGCAATCCAGGCATGGCTGCTGTCGCCGTTACCCCGCTTCAGGTGCCGGGGCGGCGCGGTCGGCCAACGGCCCCACATGTTGCGGCGATCGAGGACGAAATCCTCGACGCCGCGCACGCGCTGTTTCTCGAATTTGGCTACGCAGCCGTCTCGATGGAGGGCATCTCCGAGCGCGCCGGTATCTCCAAGGGCGCGCTCTATGCGCGGTACGCGGGCAAGGAGGCGCTGTTCCGCGCGGTCATCCGCAAGCGGTCGGACATATGGTCGGCCGAAGCGGGCACGCAGGATCATCTTATGCCGCGCGAGCTTGGGCTGCGGCTAATTCACCACGCCCGGATGCTTGTGCGCATGTTTGCCCGGACCAAGTACTGTCAGACCTCGCAGTTGATCCAAACTACTGCAATCTCCTTTCCAGATATCGCGATCTACTGGCAGCAAAATGGCGCCCGGAAATACATTGATTACCTGGCAGCGGATATGGCTTCGGTCGAGGGCCCAAACCGAGGAGACTGTCCAGATTGGCAGTTCCTCGCGTGGCTGCTCCTCGATGGATTGTCCGGCTGGTACGGCCTCGAGGCTTTGTTAGGCGCGGTTTCGGACGAGCGGATGGATTGCTTTGCCGGGCAACTCATTGAAACGATCCTTGCGGCGATTGCCGCGCATGAAAATCCGCTGTGA